A single genomic interval of Penicillium psychrofluorescens genome assembly, chromosome: 2 harbors:
- a CDS encoding uncharacterized protein (ID:PFLUO_003521-T1.cds;~source:funannotate) — MPAAGTTASTTNGRSGRGAGSKNSPKGKLVVVLKITPDSLRALLNPKSENNTPDIKGSSPASSSAADLPAARPSSADNGSDADATSTPATGANAEGDTPRRKGVPGPKPGNKRTNGQTEPSARSRGRPGPKKKPRLEEGGEPSGSGRAGAPSRLGPKANTGAINAHLRSLDRTGAPCRRWERKPLQLRSFTGILWQLPSWRSYKSSKLSEDPEGQVAALESGDSDTKPTLAVPGQEMNGSSAVPSEKSHSGDVTPAPSNPVEASSPAIAMAA, encoded by the exons ATGCCTGCCGCCGGCACCACCGCGTCAACCACTAACGGTCGGTCGGGCCGGGGCGCCGGGTCGAAGAATTCCCCCAAGGGCAAGCTGGTCGTGGTGCTCAAGATCACACCCGATTCCCTTCGCGCCCTCCTCAACCCTAAGAGTGAAAACAACACCCCGGACATCAAGGGCTCCTCGCCGGCCTCATCCTCAGCGGCCGACCTCCCTGCCGCCCGCCCTTCCTCTGCCGACAATGGCTCTGACGCCGATGCGACCTCAACACCGGCCACGGGGGCGAATGCAGAGGGCGACACGCCTCGCCGGAAGGGCGTTCCGGGTCCCAAGCCGGGCAACAAACGCACGAACGGGCAGACCGAGCCGAGCGCGCGGTCAAGAGGGCGGCCGggcccgaagaagaagcctcGACT GGAGGAAGGAGGCGAgccttctggctctggccGGGCGGGTGCTCCGTCACGACTGGGCCCCAAGGCCAACACCGGCGCGATCAATGCCCATCTGCGCTCGCTGGACCGCACTGGTGCGCCATGTCGTCGCTGGGAGCGCAAGCCCTTGCAGCTGCGCAGCTTTACGGGCATCCTCTGGCAACTGCCGTCGTGGCGCAGCTACAAGTCCTCCAAGCTTTCTGAAGACCCGGAGGGCCAGGTGGCCGCGCTGGAGTCGGGCGACAGCGACACTAAGCCCACGCTCGCCGTACCGGGCCAGGAGATGAATGGTAGCAGTGCGGTGCCGAGTGAAAAGAGCCATTCCGGGGATGTCACGCCCGCTCCGTCAAACCCCGTTGAGGCTTCGTCGCCGGCCATTGCCATGGCGGCGTGA
- a CDS encoding uncharacterized protein (ID:PFLUO_003522-T1.cds;~source:funannotate), with amino-acid sequence MPDGRFARPWSGVDTDMHLNTAWRPTASPDSLPAYSRKYASYLRQTDFSHGLGSMATDNPSFFTPSYLRNSRYMSRLDAAHRAKLAALQRETASTSSNPPLSASSSHVHLPRMVPSHRGMAYEIIEKEPAATTDQTMPLPTQWSSSDKYPGLEISNNGLDVRYTGPVNKHDHEAAALRADHPMPPQCGIYYFEVKIESKPKEGMIGIGFSSTKASVERLPGWEQESWAYHGDDGKSFFGESQGQGRPYGPTFGVGDTVGCGVNFSTGSAFFTKNGVFLGNVFHELRNVKLFPSVGMKKQPPVHLRANFGQEPFVFDIDGLVRQEKASIHSEISATSTASLQPPLDESALLQELVAQFLAHDGYVETSRAFAEEVATETAALHNGRDEPLKKYEVEEDREAINRNKIRSAILDGDIDKALKHTKAYYANVLEDYPHIHFKLRCRKFLEMMRRSNELAAATAAVAASSSKRHRAATGHDISDEHAVFDQEMELDDASDGWDAADGMDTEEQEPETATQFNELLTEAVQYGQQLHMDYPSDENGGDKKMLDDIFSLVAYADPKRSVHGHYLDPAGRVAVAEELNSAILVSLGKSSAAALERLYQQTEVLVNEISEDGGAGAFINVRNDFLL; translated from the exons ATGCCCGACGGTCGTTTCGCCCGGCCCTGGTCCGGCGTCGACACGGACATGCACCTGAACACAGCCTGGCGACCAACGGCATCCCCGGATTCCCTACCGGCATACTCCCGCAAATATGCCAGCTACCTGCGACAAACAGACTTCTCCCACGGCCTCGGTAGCATGGCCACCGACAATCCCTCATTCTTCACCCCGTCCTACCTCCGCAACTCCCGTTACATGTCTCGCCTCGACGCCGCCCATCGCGCCAAGCTCGCTGCCCTTCAGCGCGAGACTgcctcgacctcctcgaaTCCTCCCCTCTCCGCCTCGTCTAGCCATGTTCATTTGCCTCGCATGGTCCCGTCCCATCGGGGCATGGCCTATGAGATCATCGAGAAGGAACCCGCAGCCACGACGGATCAGACCATGCCCCTGCCGACGCAGTGGAGCAGCTCAGACAAGTACCCCGGTCTGGAGATTTCGAATAATGGACTCGATGTGCGATACACCGGTCCTGTGAACAAACATGATCATGAAGCGGCAGCGTTGCGAGCTGATCATCCCATGCCGCCACAATGTGGGATATATTATTTTGAGGTTAAGATCGAATCTAAACCGAAGGAGGG GATGATCGGGATTGGGTTCTCAAGCACCAAGGCATCGGTCGAGAGACTCCCCGGCTGGGAGCAGGAATCCTGGGCATACCACGGTGATGATGGCAAGTCATTCTTCGGCGAgagccaaggccaaggaagGCCGTATGGGCCGACCTTTGGGGTCGGGGACACGGTAGGATGTGGTGTGAATTTTTCCACGGGGTCTGCCTTCTTCACGAAGAACGGCGTTTTTCTTG GGAACGTGTTTCACGAGCTGCGCAACGTCAAGCTTTTTCCGTCGGTGGGAATGAAAAAGCAGCCGCCAGTACATCTGAGGGCGAACTTTGGACAGGAGCCGTTCGTTTTTGATATCGACGGCTTGGTCAGG CAAGAGAAAGCTTCCATTCACTCGGAGATCAGCGCTACCAGCACAGCGAGTCTCCAGCCGCCACTCGATGAATCTGCATTACTACAGGAGCTGGTCGCTCAGTTTCTGGCTCATGATGGCTACGTGGAGACATCTCGCGCGTTCGCTGAAGAGGTGGCTACCGAAACGGCAGCTCTGCATAATGGACGGGACGAACCCTTGAAAAAATATGAGGTAGAGGAGGATAGGGAAGCCATCAACCGCAATA AAATCCGCTCCGCCATCCTAGACGGCGACATCGACAAAGCCCTCAAACACACCAAGGCGTACTACGCCAACGTCCTCGAAGACTACCCACACATCCACTTCAAACTCCGCTGTCGTAAATTCCTCGAGATGATGCGCCGCTCCAACgagctcgccgccgccacggccgcaGTAGCCGCGTCATCCTCGAAACGACACCGCGCAGCCACCGGCCACGATATATCCGACGAACACGCCGTCTTCGACCAGGAAATGGAACTCGACGATGCCAGCGACGGCTGGGATGCTGCAGACGGGATGGATACAGAAGAGCAAGAACCCGAGACAGCAACACAGTTCAACGAGCTCCTCACCGAGGCAGTGCAATACGGCCAGCAACTGCACATGGACTACCCGTCTGACGAGAACGGCGGCGACAAGAAGATGCTAGATGATATTTTCTCGCTGGTTGCATACGCGGATCCGAAGCGCTCGGTGCATGGGCATTATCTCGATCCGGCCGGGAGGGTCGCTGTTGCTGAGGAGTTGAACTCGGCTATACTCG TGAGTCTGGGCAAAtcctcagcagcagcgctAGAGCGCCTCTACCAGCAAACGGAGGTTCTCGTCAATGAAATCAGCGAAGACGGCGGCGCTGGGGCGTTCATCAATGTTCGGAATGACTTTTTGCTTTGA
- a CDS encoding uncharacterized protein (ID:PFLUO_003523-T1.cds;~source:funannotate), with protein MDNLELKPLRFETRSGAFVVVLRSSEDTWLGKHRHRGTVTAVTVSGEWNYKEYDWVAKPGDYVVENPGTIHTLHMGKGAEVVFTISGSLEFFNDDDTLKNTMDIFSYAHLYYEHCRKQGLKPNDGLWF; from the exons ATGGACAATCTGGAACTCAAGCCCCTGCGCTTTGAAACACGCTCAGGTGCATTTGTCGTCGTGCTCCGCAGCTCGGAGGATACTTGGCTCGGTAAACATCGGCATCGCGGGACTGTGACGGCTGTTACAGTCAGTGGAGAGTGGAATTATAAGGA ATACGACTGGGTCGCCAAACCAGGCGACTACGTCGTCGAAAACCCCGGTACCATCCATACGCTGCACATGGGTAAGGGCGCAGAGGTTGTGTTCACCATATCCGGCAGTCTGGAGTTCTTCAACGATGATGACACCTTGAAGAACACGATGGATATCTTTAGTTATGCGCATTTGTATTATGAGCATTGCAGGAAGCAGGGGTTGAAGCCGAATGATGGGCTTTGGTTCTAG